GCTCACTTCGCGCCGGAGGGGCGCGGCGGCGCGGTAGAAGACGAGCCCCAGCGCCGCCCACACGACGAGGACGATCCACTCGGCGGGAATCCGGCCGCCCGCCCCGTGGAAGGGTTCCCAGATCGAAGCGCCGAGCAGCCCGAGCGCGACGACGGCGCTGAGAACCAGGAAGCCCCGGCCGCCGGGCACGGTGTAGGGACGCGGGTGGTCGGGGCGCGTCTTCCGCAGCCGCAGGACCCCGAGCACGACGACCAGGAAGACGATCATGGCCGAGATCGCGGCGCCTCCGACGATGACGAGGATGGCGTTGCGGCCGAACAGCGCCCCCACGCTCCCCATGACGGCCACGAAGATGACCGCGGCCGACGGCGAGCCGTAGCGGTCATGCACCTTGGCGAGCCGGTGCGGGATCATGTGCGCGCGCGCCATGGCGAAGACGATCCGCGTGGAGGCGAAGAAGATCGCGTTCCACGTCGTGATGAGTCCGCACAGTCCGGCGAACAGCACGATCCGGCCCAGGAACGGCGAGCCCAGGGCGGCCTCGATCGCCGCCGCGGCGGGAAGCTCGGACGCGAGCAGTTCCGCGCGGGGCATGCTCATCGCCGTCGCCAGAATCACGAGACAGTAGAAGACGAGCGCGAACAGGATCGAGGCGCCCATGACGCGCGGCAGGAGCCGCAGCTTCGCGCCCTCCTCCACCTCCTCCATCGCCTGTGGAATCGTGTCGAAGCCGGCGAACCAGAACGCGGCGGTCCCGAGCACGATGCCCACGCCGATCAGGGCCGCCCCCGGCGTCGTCCCGCTGAACATGGGCTCCAGGTTCGCGACGCTGCCGCCCACGATGCCCGCGATGACGAAGATGAGGGTGAGGATGATGAGCCCCGCCGTCATCAGGTCCTGGAACCAGGCGGCCGTCTTTCCGCCGCGGTAGTTGATGAGCGTGATCGCGGCCATCACGGCGAGCCCGAGGGCGAGGCTCCACAGCCGCACCTCCTGCCCCAGCAGCGTGTAGATGACCGGACCGCCGAACCCCGGGACGAGCGCCGACACGACCCATTCCACGGAGATCGCTTCGAAGGAGGTCGTGAAGATGTAGGAGAAGGCGAGGAACCACGCGGCGGCGAAACTCCAGCGCGCCCCCCACGCCTCGAACACGTACGCGACCTCGCCGCCGGTGACCGGGTACGCGGCCGCCATCTCCGAGTAGCAGAGCCCGATCGCGAGAATGCCGAGGCCGCCGAGCACGAACGCGATGATGGCCCCGATCGCGCCGGCGCCGCTCAGCCACGCCCCCATGACCGTGATCCAGCCGACGCCGATGATCGTCCCGAAGGCGAGCGAGAAGAGCGACCGGAGCCGGATCCCCCTTCCGAGGACCTCGCGTTCGCCGCCTGCGTCCGGGGTCGCCGGCCTGGTTGTGGGTTCTGTCATGGGCTCAGCCGTACTGTGACGGAGTCGGGGAAAGGCCGAGCATTTCGCGCGCCTGCGCGGGCGTAGCGACCTCGCGGTTCAGCTCGTGCGCGATCCGGACGGCGCGCTCCACGAGCTGGCGGTTGCTCTCTACCTTCTCGCCGCGGCGGTAGTAGATGTTGTCCTCGAGGCCGACGCGGACATGTCCTCCCATGAGGGTGGCGAGCGTGGTCATCGGCAGTTGGTGCGGCCCGATGCCTGAGCACAGCCACACGGAACCCTCCGGGAATTCCCGGACCATGTTCACGACGTTGTCGACGGTCGGCCAGCTCGACGTCTGGTAGCCCATCACGGTCTGGACCCAGTAGGGCGGCTCGATGAGGTCCTGCGCCATCAGGTCCCGGATCACCCACCCGCAGCCGGGGTGGTAGGTCTCGAGTTCGGGCTTGATGCCGCGCGCCTTCATCTCCGCCGCGAAGTGCGCGATCTGCTTGTAGGAAAAAGGCGTGCAGTCGTCGAAGTCGATCGCGGGGCGGGGGTGCGTGTACTCCTCTCCGCGCGGCTTGAGTTTGAACTTGCCCATGTCCGGGGCGAGGTTCAGCGATGCGACCTCCGGGTTGGCGTCGAGGCACGACAGGCGCTGTTCATCGTCCATCCACAGGTCGCCGCCGGTGGTGTTGTTGATGATGATCTCGGGGCAGCGCTCGCGCAGGCGGCGGTTCGCCTCGCGCCACACCTCCGTCGTCGTCGCCCCCTTCCACAGCGTCTCGGGGTTGCGGGCGTGGATGTGCACCATCGAGGCGCCCGCGTCGTACGCCTCGCCGACGGATTCGGCGAGCTCCTCGGACGTCTCCGGGAGGGCGTGGTTATACTCTTTCCCCTGAATGCCGCCGTTCGCGGCCAGACAGATGATGACGGGGGGCATGCCGCCGGCGACCCTGTCCATGTAGGCGTAGGGGTCGCCGTAGTTCCAGGTCGTGGTCATCTGCTCCTCGGAGGGCTGTGAAGGCTGTGTTCGTCTCGGGAGGCTGTTCCCGGTCCTCCGGGAGCCTTGGCCATCTGACACCGATTCACAAGAGGATGCCATGTCCGGCTCGGAGCGCGTCGCGGGGACCGTAGCCATCATCGGCGCGGGAACGATGGGACGACGGATCGCCTACGGCTGCGCGGTGCGGGGGGTGCGCGCGCGGCTGCACGATATCTCGGAGGAGGCGCTCGCCGGAGCGATCGAAGATGTGCGCGCGCTGCTCGAGGCCGCGGACGGGGCGGACGGGGGGGACGGGCACGGGGCCGGCGCGACCCATGGGCTCGTGGAGGCGTGCCGGGATCTCGAGGACTGCGTGCGGGAGGCGGACTGGGTCATCGAAACGGTCCACGAAGACCTCGAACTGAAACGCGTCGTCCTCGGGCGGATCGGCGCGGCGGCGCCGGGGAAGGCCTTCATCGCCTCCAACACCTCCTCGCTGCCGGGTTCGTGGATGGCGGAGTCGACGGGCCGCCCCGGGCGATTCACGAACATGAACTTCGGCCCGCCGGAGGACATCAAGGTCGAGGTCATGGGACACCCCGGCACCGACCCCGCGACGACCGACGCGGCAAAGCGGTTCCTGCGCGGCCTCGGCCTCGTGCCGATCGTCGCCCGCCGCGAGATCCAGGGCTATCCCACGAACCGGATCTGGCGCGCCATCAAGAAGGAGTCGCTGCACCTGATCGCCGGCGGCTACCTGAGCGCGGAAGAGATCGACCGGGCGTGGATGCTCGACTGGGGCACGCCGGTGGGGCCGTGCGGACTCATGGACGTGGTCGGACTCGACGTCGTGCGCGACATCGAGAACGTGTACTACAAGGCCTCCGGAGACCCGTCGGACAAGCCGCCCGGCTTCCTCGACCGGATGGTCGAGCGCGGGGAACTGGGCGTGAAGTCGGGGAAGGGGTTCTACACCTATCCGTCGCCCGCCTTCGAGCGGGAGGGCTGGCTCACGGCCTCCGACGACTGACGGTTACCAGCTCACCACGCCGTCGCGGCCGACGCGCAGTTCGTCGCCGGTTTCGACGCGGTCGAGCAGTTCGGGCCCCAGCCGGTCCACGCACACGATCGGCGTGTCGAGCCAGACATCGGCCAGGATGAGGCCTCCGGCGGTGAGCGGATCCACGTCCCCCGGCAGGAGGAGTCCGGCGGGGGCGAGGCCGAGTTCCGCCATGCGCTCCCAGCAGGGCCCGGCCGACGTCGAGCCCACGCAGAAGGGCGCGAGGACGATCCGCCCGGTGAGCGGCTCGCCGAAGAGTTCGGTGTTCTGCGGATCCCCGCACACGGCCGTGTCGATCCCGCCGTCGAACTGGTCGCAGAAGCTTGCGAAGGGGTTGAACCCGACCCGGGACACGGCGGCCGGCGCCGCGATCTCGCCGGCGATCAGCGCCCGGCCCTGAAGGCAGGGCATCAGGCGCGATCCTCGGGGGAGGTCCCTGAGGAGGCCCCCGTGGAGGGCGCGGCGCCACCCTCGGCGTTGCCCGTCACCATCACCCGCAGGAGCGCCTCGTCGTCGAGCATGTACACGTTGCGGCTGTAGTAGCGGAGCTTGTTCGAGTTCGTGACGACGCAGGCGGGCGCGAGGATCGGGTCCTGCATGAAAGCTTCGAGGCAGAAGGAGCCCACGTGTCCGCCCGCGAGGGCGAGGGCCGCGAAGCCCGGATGTTCGGCGCGGAAGCGGGACACCACGTCGGGGGCCGCCACGAAGACCGTCTCCACCGCGAGGCGGTCGCGTCCGGCACGCGCGAGTTCGTCCTCCACCGCGTCGGTCCACGCGCAGAGCTGGTCGTAGGTGAGGTGCGGGCAGCCGAGCAGGACCTTGTTCGGCCGTAGCTCCTCGACCGGGCGGTCGGCGCGCAGCGACGCCCCGATCGACTCGATCCGCTCCGCGTCGATCGTCAGCCGGCGCGCGTCGCCCCGGATGAGCCGCCGGCCGTACCGCTTCGCCTCCACGGTGACGCCTTCCACGTGGAAGAGGCCGACGCCGCCCCCCACGGAAGCGTTCGTCCCGAAGTCGCGCAGGAACTTCCCGCTGGCGGGGTGCTCGCCGCCCTCGAGCATGTCCGCGAGGCCCGTAACCCACGGGATCCCGTCTCCGACCTCGCGCCCGACGATGTAGCCGAGCACCTGGCCGTTGATCGGCCCCTCCGCCTCGACCTCGACGAGCCAGCTCGCGCGCCGTCCCTCGTCGGTCAGCAGGCCGGCGCGCGGCGTCTTGCCGACGACGTTCGAGATGAGGTCGATGATCCCGGGATTCCGGTGCGTGCGCGCGCCGATGACGGAGTTCGCGTACACGACCGCGGAGGACTCCGCCCACGCCACGATCTGGCCGTACGAGGGCCGGTTCGCCACCTCCTCGAACCACGGCGTGCAGGTGAGGCCGCCCGCGTCGCGCAGGCCCAGCTTCGTGAGCGCCTCCCGGTAGCGCACCTCCATCGGGTAGGCGCGGGCGAGCCGCTCCCGCTGGTCGTCCGTCAGATCCGACAGCGTCTCGTTGAGGATCGTGGCCGGGTCGGCCGTGAAGGGGAGCGCGGCCCGGACTCCGGCGTCGACGAGCGACTCGAGAAACTCCGTCCGCGCCCCCACGCCGGGCTTGGACTCCGGGATCACGAGGTGCCCGGGACCCTCCACCGGCACGAGCCGCTCCGCATCCATCGCCTCGCCGAAGCGGACCATGGTGAGGAGGAGCTTGCGGGGGATCTCCCCCCGGCTCCCGTCCAGGATCTCTCGCTCTTCCCGGGTCAGATCCATCGTCGCCGCTGGTTGTCATCCCGTCGGTTGTGGCCTCGTCGGAGGCGTCCTCCCCGGAGGCGTCCTCCCCGGAGGCCCCGATCGTTCCGGGAGCCTCGTTCGCCGGGTGCGAATTCACAAGGGCCGACGCATGGTACGAAGACCTTCGTTGACAGGGGGTGCCGAACCACGTATCGTTTCGTACGAAGATGTTCGTACACGCTTGAGCGGGGACGCTGCCACGGCGCTGGCAGGAGGAGGTGAAGCCTTGAGGGATCCGACATTCAGCGACCGGGAGCTGGACATCATGAGCGTCCTGTGGCGCCACGGGTCCGGCTCCGTGAGCGAGGTCATGGAGGCACTCGAGGACGAGGTCGGCTACACGACCGTTCTCAAGATCCTCCAGATCCTGGAGAAGAAGGGCGCCGTCCGGCACGAGGCGGAGGGTCGCGCGTACCGCTACTTCCCGCTCGTCGCCTCCGAGACCGCTGGGGAGACGGCCCTGGCCCGCATCCGGGACAAGATCTTCGGCGGATCGGCGGAACTCGTCCTCGCCCAGCTCATCTCGGGACGGGAGGTCTCGCCGGAGGAACTGGAGCGCATGCGGCGGATCCTCGATGAACTGGAGGAGGACGAGCCGTGACTCTGGCCACGATGATGTACGGACTGATCGTTGCCGTCCTCGTCGCCGGGGCCGCGTGGTGCCTCGATCGGGGCCTGCGGGCCCACGGGCGGCCGACACGGTGGCTCTGGCTCGGCGCCCTGGGCGTCGGCGCGCTGGCGCCGTTTCTCCCCCGGTTCCTTCCGGCCGCGGCAGCCGCGGCCGGTCCCGGACCCTTCGCCCTTCCCGTCGACCTCCTGTACGAACTCGGAACGGCGGCTCCGTCGCTTCCCGCGCAGGGCGGGAGCCTCCTCGCGGGAATCGGGATCGGAGATCCCCTCGGAGCCCTCTGGATCGTGGGTTCCGGCGTCGTCCTCATCCTCTTCACCCTCATCTGCCTGCGGCTGCGGCGCCTACGCGCGACGTGGGAGCCTCGGGACGCCTGCGGCCAGGAAGTGCTGCGCTCGGACCGGTTCGGGCCGGCGGTCGTGGGGCTGATCCGGTCCCGGATCGTCCTTCCGACCTGGACCTTCGGTCTCGGGGAGAAGGAACTCGCGATGGTCGTGCTGCACGAACGGGAACACGTGCGGGCGCGCGATCCGGTACTCCTGGCGGCGGGGCTCCTGCTCGCGGCGCTCTCGCCCTGGAACCCTGCGGTCTGGTGGTCGCTCGCCAGGCTCCGGCTCGCCGTGGAAGGGGACTGCGACCGCCGCGTGCTGGCCCGCGGCGCCTCCGCGCGAAGCTACGCGCGCCTTCTCTTGACCGTCGCTGCGGGGTGCCGGCGCACGCCGGATCCGGCGCCGGCCCTGATCCGCGGCGGCCACTCGGTAATCGAAAGGAGACTCATGATGATCAGGACCGCGACGAAGAAGCCTCGAATCCGGGCTTCCATTCTCACCGCCGCAGCCGGGTTGGGCCTGTTCGCCCTGGCCTGCGACACCCCGATCCCGCAGAGCCCGGCCGACCCCGAGCGCGCCTCGCGCGTGGAGGGCGTCGTCGGTTCGGAAGGCGTCGTCAGCGTGGAGGGAGTCACTAGCTGGTTCTCGTCCGCAAACTCGCAAGTTGTTGATGTATTGTTAGATGTATCACGGAT
The window above is part of the Candidatus Palauibacter scopulicola genome. Proteins encoded here:
- a CDS encoding M56 family metallopeptidase, which encodes MTLATMMYGLIVAVLVAGAAWCLDRGLRAHGRPTRWLWLGALGVGALAPFLPRFLPAAAAAAGPGPFALPVDLLYELGTAAPSLPAQGGSLLAGIGIGDPLGALWIVGSGVVLILFTLICLRLRRLRATWEPRDACGQEVLRSDRFGPAVVGLIRSRIVLPTWTFGLGEKELAMVVLHEREHVRARDPVLLAAGLLLAALSPWNPAVWWSLARLRLAVEGDCDRRVLARGASARSYARLLLTVAAGCRRTPDPAPALIRGGHSVIERRLMMIRTATKKPRIRASILTAAAGLGLFALACDTPIPQSPADPERASRVEGVVGSEGVVSVEGVTSWFSSANSQVVDVLLDVSR
- a CDS encoding DUF126 domain-containing protein — encoded protein: MPCLQGRALIAGEIAAPAAVSRVGFNPFASFCDQFDGGIDTAVCGDPQNTELFGEPLTGRIVLAPFCVGSTSAGPCWERMAELGLAPAGLLLPGDVDPLTAGGLILADVWLDTPIVCVDRLGPELLDRVETGDELRVGRDGVVSW
- a CDS encoding BlaI/MecI/CopY family transcriptional regulator, yielding MRDPTFSDRELDIMSVLWRHGSGSVSEVMEALEDEVGYTTVLKILQILEKKGAVRHEAEGRAYRYFPLVASETAGETALARIRDKIFGGSAELVLAQLISGREVSPEELERMRRILDELEEDEP
- a CDS encoding aconitase X, yielding MDLTREEREILDGSRGEIPRKLLLTMVRFGEAMDAERLVPVEGPGHLVIPESKPGVGARTEFLESLVDAGVRAALPFTADPATILNETLSDLTDDQRERLARAYPMEVRYREALTKLGLRDAGGLTCTPWFEEVANRPSYGQIVAWAESSAVVYANSVIGARTHRNPGIIDLISNVVGKTPRAGLLTDEGRRASWLVEVEAEGPINGQVLGYIVGREVGDGIPWVTGLADMLEGGEHPASGKFLRDFGTNASVGGGVGLFHVEGVTVEAKRYGRRLIRGDARRLTIDAERIESIGASLRADRPVEELRPNKVLLGCPHLTYDQLCAWTDAVEDELARAGRDRLAVETVFVAAPDVVSRFRAEHPGFAALALAGGHVGSFCLEAFMQDPILAPACVVTNSNKLRYYSRNVYMLDDEALLRVMVTGNAEGGAAPSTGASSGTSPEDRA
- a CDS encoding 3-hydroxyacyl-CoA dehydrogenase NAD-binding domain-containing protein, producing the protein MSGSERVAGTVAIIGAGTMGRRIAYGCAVRGVRARLHDISEEALAGAIEDVRALLEAADGADGGDGHGAGATHGLVEACRDLEDCVREADWVIETVHEDLELKRVVLGRIGAAAPGKAFIASNTSSLPGSWMAESTGRPGRFTNMNFGPPEDIKVEVMGHPGTDPATTDAAKRFLRGLGLVPIVARREIQGYPTNRIWRAIKKESLHLIAGGYLSAEEIDRAWMLDWGTPVGPCGLMDVVGLDVVRDIENVYYKASGDPSDKPPGFLDRMVERGELGVKSGKGFYTYPSPAFEREGWLTASDD
- a CDS encoding 3-keto-5-aminohexanoate cleavage protein codes for the protein MTTTWNYGDPYAYMDRVAGGMPPVIICLAANGGIQGKEYNHALPETSEELAESVGEAYDAGASMVHIHARNPETLWKGATTTEVWREANRRLRERCPEIIINNTTGGDLWMDDEQRLSCLDANPEVASLNLAPDMGKFKLKPRGEEYTHPRPAIDFDDCTPFSYKQIAHFAAEMKARGIKPELETYHPGCGWVIRDLMAQDLIEPPYWVQTVMGYQTSSWPTVDNVVNMVREFPEGSVWLCSGIGPHQLPMTTLATLMGGHVRVGLEDNIYYRRGEKVESNRQLVERAVRIAHELNREVATPAQAREMLGLSPTPSQYG
- a CDS encoding APC family permease, which codes for MTEPTTRPATPDAGGEREVLGRGIRLRSLFSLAFGTIIGVGWITVMGAWLSGAGAIGAIIAFVLGGLGILAIGLCYSEMAAAYPVTGGEVAYVFEAWGARWSFAAAWFLAFSYIFTTSFEAISVEWVVSALVPGFGGPVIYTLLGQEVRLWSLALGLAVMAAITLINYRGGKTAAWFQDLMTAGLIILTLIFVIAGIVGGSVANLEPMFSGTTPGAALIGVGIVLGTAAFWFAGFDTIPQAMEEVEEGAKLRLLPRVMGASILFALVFYCLVILATAMSMPRAELLASELPAAAAIEAALGSPFLGRIVLFAGLCGLITTWNAIFFASTRIVFAMARAHMIPHRLAKVHDRYGSPSAAVIFVAVMGSVGALFGRNAILVIVGGAAISAMIVFLVVVLGVLRLRKTRPDHPRPYTVPGGRGFLVLSAVVALGLLGASIWEPFHGAGGRIPAEWIVLVVWAALGLVFYRAAAPLRREVSERQLRWLILSDEDPK